A genomic stretch from Flavobacterium humidisoli includes:
- a CDS encoding MDR family MFS transporter: protein MLKTALTHYINNFRGFTREVWILAIITFINRAGTMVLPFLSKYLKEDLHFTYNQVGWIMVAFGLGSMLGSWLGGKLSDKIGFYKIMIFSLFTSGVSLFFVQYITTFWALCAAMFVLMTIADMFRPAMFVSLGAYAKPENRTRALTLVRLAVNLGFAAGPALGGLIIMGMGYSGLFWVDGASCIISISIFALLVKEKKKATHDDKTESATDVKSVFHDKIFWVFLFVSFITAMIFFQLFTTLPLYHNEKFSLSEFQTGLLMTLNGLLIFTLEMPTVGFLERKAFPKIRIIIIGSFVMASSFFLLLVNFWAGILVVSMICISIGEVLTFPFSNAFALSRAPRGQEGRYMALYTMSFSLAHIISSKLGFEIITRFGYQINWLFMACIGVVATGCCIWIKNALTNEKIS, encoded by the coding sequence ATGCTTAAAACTGCCTTAACTCATTACATTAACAACTTTCGAGGTTTTACCAGAGAAGTTTGGATTCTTGCTATCATCACTTTTATTAATCGCGCTGGAACAATGGTTCTTCCTTTTTTATCCAAATATTTAAAGGAAGATCTTCATTTTACCTATAACCAAGTCGGATGGATTATGGTGGCTTTTGGTCTTGGATCTATGCTAGGTTCTTGGCTTGGCGGTAAATTATCGGATAAAATCGGGTTCTATAAAATCATGATTTTTAGCTTATTCACTAGTGGCGTTTCGCTATTTTTTGTCCAATATATAACCACTTTCTGGGCCCTTTGTGCCGCAATGTTCGTTCTTATGACGATTGCAGATATGTTTCGTCCTGCAATGTTTGTGTCTCTAGGTGCTTATGCCAAACCAGAAAACCGTACTCGTGCACTTACGCTGGTGCGTCTTGCTGTAAATCTTGGCTTTGCCGCGGGACCTGCGCTTGGAGGTTTGATTATTATGGGAATGGGATATTCAGGTTTGTTTTGGGTTGATGGAGCTTCTTGTATTATTTCGATTTCAATTTTTGCCTTATTGGTAAAAGAGAAGAAAAAAGCAACTCATGATGATAAAACGGAAAGTGCTACTGATGTAAAATCGGTTTTTCACGATAAAATTTTCTGGGTTTTCTTGTTTGTAAGCTTCATTACAGCAATGATTTTCTTCCAGTTATTTACAACACTACCTTTATATCATAATGAAAAATTTAGCTTAAGCGAATTCCAAACCGGCTTATTAATGACCTTAAATGGACTTTTAATCTTTACTCTAGAAATGCCAACCGTTGGATTTCTAGAACGAAAAGCTTTTCCTAAGATTAGAATTATCATCATTGGATCGTTTGTTATGGCCAGCAGTTTCTTTTTGCTTTTAGTTAATTTCTGGGCCGGAATTTTGGTTGTGAGCATGATTTGCATTTCGATTGGAGAAGTTCTTACTTTCCCCTTTTCTAACGCTTTTGCTTTAAGCCGAGCACCTCGCGGACAGGAAGGCCGATACATGGCACTTTATACCATGAGTTTTAGTCTTGCTCATATTATTAGTTCTAAGCTTGGATTTGAAATTATTACTCGATTCGGCTATCAAATTAACTGGCTTTTTATGGCCTGCATTGGAGTTGTTGCAACAGGATGCTGTATCTGGATTAAGAATGCTTTGACCAACGAAAAAATTTCTTAA